A segment of the Scomber japonicus isolate fScoJap1 chromosome 5, fScoJap1.pri, whole genome shotgun sequence genome:
TTGTCTTATTAATGgttaacaaaaaacatttcctgTGTTGACGTATCAGTGTGTTGTTGCCATTTTCTCATATCATTTGCCAGTTAATGCACATCTCTCTGCTGATATCTCTTCTGTTTTTactggaaaaaaggaaaaaaagaaaagaaaaaaaaatcatgtgatCACACATTCAGATCTTAAAGAAGCGTGTTTTGTGATATATTTGGTGCATTTGTCTTCCAATGTTTCTTTTAGCCCATTTTGCATGAGACAGTTCATCTTCATTATCAACATTTTCAACAATGCAGAACAATGTGTGCTTATAGTATGgttgtgtttctcttttataaatgaatgtaaatgttaagtgtctgtgtgtttttgttctctgtgtgtAATGTGCCTTTACTTATGAACGTTCAGAATACGTATTCATGAAATAGTCAAGGAGAGGTCGGCGAGGCTCAGGAGGTCAAGCAGGTTGTTCATTAATGTTTGGTTGATCTTTAGCTCCCTCTGGTTAATAAAACCTGGAGCACCTGGGCCGAGCGATCACTGTGgatctgtctctctcacttgCGTGAAACCTCTTTTTGGTTTTGTTAGGTCACCTGAAAACAGCCTGCACTACATTGAAAACCACTGATGCCTCTGACTAACACACTTCACAATTTAGTTTCCTTTGgtgcattttcattattttagtaAGTGATATCCTAAAAAATGCACAGTAGCTGCAAACATCATAGTTCAATACCAGAAGCTGTAAATTCTGTGCTTGAAATGGGGTAatcccccaccccaccaccaccaccaaataTCACAACAGACTGGAACCACATACAGTGATGGTTTGATAAACAGGAAATGTTATTTAACAGCAACATCagttgaaaacacacaaactaaactaaaaggaGCATGTCACAGTGAATCATAGATagtaacatttttaacatatgCTGTATGCAGAGCTGTAATCATTATTGCAAATCATTAtttaagaaaatgtcaaaattctcttaattccagcttctcaaatctaaatatgttcatgtttccTAGTCCTTCATGACAATAAATTGAATATAGTTGGGTTGtggacaaaaaacatttaaagacagGTTTGGGAAatagtgatcaacatttttacaattttctgacattaaaCACTCAGTCAATCAAGAAATAATCAcattaattaatatgaatatagttgttagttgcagccctattatGTATTCATTCATAATTCAAAGTAATATATTTAGCTTAGACTGTTATGTAACACATGCTGATGCTAAATGTGACAGCAGAAGGCAGAAATATCTTAGCTGATTTACATCCAAACCCCCCTGGAGCAAGGGCAGAGAGTTGGTCCAGGGTCCTGACTTCCACAGAATAAGTATCTACATAACTTTGCTCAATTAACACATATTGTAGATGCCAATTAAAAATATGTTAGTAAATAATTTAAAACCCCCTGTCCCCTAGTTGTTTATGTCAAAACTAGTTTGGAAAATGTTCCTGCTCAAGTCTGCCACtaacacaagtgtgatgtggaaacttgatcTCTCCAgggcacatacactgagaattcACTTctctttttaatactttaatttcTTTTGCGTTTTCAGCTCTGGACACGACTGCATGAGCACATATTTAATGTTACATTAAGTAATACAACACTGAACAAATGGCTGGTTAAGCTCAGGCATGTATAAAATGTCCTTCTCAGTTAACCCATTACTTAACAGTCCAATTCATTGTTAGCATCATGTTTAATGTAAACAATCCACTTTTACCACTTGTCCAAAATATTGCTTTTAACTCTTAGCATGCATGATAACTTTGAATTTGAATATATATCCTTGACAATCTAAAACCATTGCTCTTTCCCTGGAGGCTCAGCTTTATATCAGGGGATAGATTTTTCAGTGAAGtgggagacatcttgtgtccagtagttaaactttttttaatgaaaaatattttgcatTCATGGGTTCTGGAATTCCTTACATAACAATATTGTGCactctgactgctctgagcttTCCATCTGGTGGAGTCTGGCCCTTGTTTGTCCTCCTGACAAAAGTCCTTGTCATTTTGCTCTCTAAAAGGACAGGACTAGATATCACACCACATGTGTATAtgccaacatgtgacaaccagAAAAAATGACTactctcttcatactttttaaaggtaatgattgttttattataaattcattgtgtaaaagcccagaagagaaaaactgaagagctgcatatttacattttcacatgaaaaacactaaacgtCCTCTCACCTCAATGTCAGTTGATTTATTCTGGAAATTACCTTAAAAGTAAGTAACATCAGTACAGTACTATCACTttttaacagcgccctctaTTGTACAGCTCCCCCTCATTTAAAGAATATCTAACTAGGTAGTTGAACTACTGCATGCATATTTTTATCTTGTGTGGccagtgcattttattttattctcattttattgctttcatttttctattgtgtacttcatctttttattgtgcttctattgtgttatctatttattctgttttatctttttttgcagcactttggaaaccTTGTGTCTGTTAAAATCGTGCTATATATTGGATTGGATTATTAACAGAAAGCATATCcaacacaaattattattcaaatcagTAGaattttatatgtattattcAACATGACGGGAGGGGATCTTTAACTTTTATGGTAAAAAGAAAATACGGATTGGGCCTTTAATAACAGCAAACCCCTTTTGACCTTCCGCTCTCGCCGTAGCCGCTCAGAGAGTAATGGCGCCTGTCATCTGACTCAAAACTTTTGACGTGACAAAACTTTTCTACTGAAATGTCTTTCACTCTCCTTCCAGCTGGTTTTAGGTTGCTCCAGCTTAAACCTTTCAAACCCGCAGCGGACATCAGATGAGAAACATACAGACAGCAGACTCCACAATGTGACGTTTAGCGGTAATAATAACCCTCACAAAGATGAAGCTGGTAGCTGACAGTGCTAAGCTCGCTAAACTTCGTCTGTAGCGAAATATTCAGCATCACAAGTGAGGAAAAGCGTCTTTACAACTCATTCAAGTGCCTGTTTTGACTTCGGACAGTCAGTCGTCGGTGTCAAGATGTGTCGTTTTTTACGCTACTGTGTCAGCCACTGCCTTCATGCGGCGATGACCCGGCTGGAGGAGGTCAACGGGGAGGTGAGCATGTGGTCCTCTGTACGGTGGTTGGGCTACCTGTCCAGTCTCAACCTGCTGCTCGCCCTGTGCCTGGGCCTCTATGCCCGGTGGGAGAGCACGGCAGAGTCCACTCTTCTTATCATTTTCGTTTTAGCTCTGGTCGTCCTCGGCGTAGCGAGTGTGCTGTACTACTACTTCAGCATGGAGAGGGTCAGCCTCAGCCTCCTGCACCTGTGGTTCGGGTTTCTGCTGGGTCTGCTGTGTTTCCTCAACAACCGCTCCCTGCAGGGCGACGTGAAGGAGCAGGCGGCCAACTACATGCTGCTGGCCAGTGTGGTCCTGAGGACGTTGTGGGCGCTGCTGGAGAGACTGCTGGGATGTGCCAGGTACCGCCCGGCCTTCCTCACCTCGGCAGAGAGGCAGGAGCTGGTGGGCTTCGCCTCCGCCAGCACGGTTCTGCTCATCCAGAAGTCACTGAGCGTCATGGTGCTGGTGATGGCGCTGGCCACGCTCATGGTTGCCCTCCGGATGAAAGCTGTCCTGGCACTGCCCAACCTGATCTGCTTCGCTGTCATCACTGCTGTACTGTTCTTCAGGTCTCTCAACATCCCTACCAACCCTTTTGCCCTCGCCTGCTTCTTCAGCCAGCTCATCTGTGAccctctgctggatgtgtacTTCAGTGGTCTCTCTGTGACCGAGCGCTGGCAGCCTTTCCTGGTGTGGAGGGGTTTGTTTCGCAGGCTCTCCCTCTTGCCTCTGCTGGTGGTGGAGGTGACCTTCGTCGCCGTGGCAGCTCGGAAGCTGACGGACCTGGACCAGTGGTACCTGATGATCCCAGGCTTTGTGGTGGGTGCGCTCTTCTGGGCCATCTGTCACATAGTGTTTGTCATCACTGTGTGGGGCTTTCACACCAAGCTCAGTGACTGCCAGAGGCTGTGTGTGAtccaggggtcaggggtcagcgGGCTGGACCGGGTCATGGCATCCAAGGGCATGAGACACTTTTGCCTCATCTCTGAACGCCTCGTGCTGTTCACACTGGTGTCAACTGTTGCTGTCGCTGCTTTTTCTTGGCAGGTAGGATCAGtaagacataaaacatgcatATCACATAACATTAACTGAGCATATAGCAGGGCTGTATGAACCAAATATGCTACACAATTGGACTTACAAGGCATGAATGTAACAAGAAAGATTAGATTTTACACCACAGGACCGACTCAAACAGTgatttatattttcactttgaTACCCTTGAATTGAAAAATACAGCTTCATacactattaaaaaaatcagtattACTTATTTATGATGATGTTCTCATTCTTAGCtcaattgtttgtttatttaatgttcTTGTGTTCAGGCCTCCAGCAGCTTCTTTGTGAGCGTGTTTCTGCTGGTCCTGCCTCTGGAGTCTCTGTTCCACGGTCTTTTCCATGAACTTGGGAGCAGCCTAGGAGGAACCTGTGTGGGCTACGCGCTGGTCATCCCAACCAACTACTGCAGGTCAGTGCATCATGCAAACAAATACACCTGTACCTTGTAAGTAATTGCTGTCAGAGTAAGATACCAGTCAATTTCTGTTAGATGGTTATAAGTAATTTTTATAATATAAGTTATGGTGaaaaagtctctttacaatttaacaaatttatt
Coding sequences within it:
- the tmem168b gene encoding transmembrane protein 168, producing the protein MCRFLRYCVSHCLHAAMTRLEEVNGEVSMWSSVRWLGYLSSLNLLLALCLGLYARWESTAESTLLIIFVLALVVLGVASVLYYYFSMERVSLSLLHLWFGFLLGLLCFLNNRSLQGDVKEQAANYMLLASVVLRTLWALLERLLGCARYRPAFLTSAERQELVGFASASTVLLIQKSLSVMVLVMALATLMVALRMKAVLALPNLICFAVITAVLFFRSLNIPTNPFALACFFSQLICDPLLDVYFSGLSVTERWQPFLVWRGLFRRLSLLPLLVVEVTFVAVAARKLTDLDQWYLMIPGFVVGALFWAICHIVFVITVWGFHTKLSDCQRLCVIQGSGVSGLDRVMASKGMRHFCLISERLVLFTLVSTVAVAAFSWQASSSFFVSVFLLVLPLESLFHGLFHELGSSLGGTCVGYALVIPTNYCSPDGQPMLLPPGQVQELNMRSTGMLNSVQRFFAHHLIETFGCDYSTSGVTLEALQAKIKSFLELRTADGPRHDTYVIFYSGHTHRSGEWALAGGDTLRLDQILEWWREKNGSFCSRLILVLDCDNSLPWVKEVRKVEGVHVAVQGATLARVMDVELQDPPQLGDFTSQWVEFNCNSNSHIQWSERGRGVSASYGISKHWSDYTLHLPTGSDVTTHWSMYFPRMTYPVVQLALWCGGLNLLWLCSACLRCLRRIKLNWFPPAILDTGQGFKLVKS